One part of the Olleya sp. YS genome encodes these proteins:
- the rsfS gene encoding ribosome silencing factor — MAKKQSNADALIATIIEGIEDVKGKDINILDLREIENTVCDYFVICEGTSNTQVNAIVNSIQKKVSKSLKDKPWHIEGEDNAEWILMDYVNVVVHVFQKHIREYYDIESLWGDAKVTLIETNY; from the coding sequence ATGGCGAAAAAACAATCAAACGCAGATGCCCTAATTGCAACAATAATTGAGGGTATTGAAGATGTAAAAGGAAAAGACATAAATATTCTTGATTTAAGAGAGATTGAAAACACAGTTTGTGACTACTTTGTAATTTGTGAAGGAACTTCTAACACACAGGTTAACGCCATTGTCAATTCTATTCAGAAAAAAGTTAGTAAATCATTAAAGGACAAACCTTGGCATATAGAAGGCGAAGACAATGCAGAATGGATATTAATGGACTACGTCAATGTAGTAGTACATGTATTTCAAAAACATATAAGAGAATATTATGATATAGAAAGTCTTTGGGGAGATGCCAAAGTAACACTTATCGAAACAAATTATTAA
- a CDS encoding biotin--[acetyl-CoA-carboxylase] ligase, which translates to MRIIKLNATDSTNRFLRNLSLESPVKDFTVIVTDDQTQGRGQMGTSWQSQPFKNLTFSVYKRFKGLLPEQQFDISMVVSLAIIKALAILNIPKLSVKWPNDILSDNQKICGVLIENVIKQNHIESSIIGIGLNVNQLQFNNHPKASSLKQLTGITYNLDDVLQLILKQLQVEFKNFTKDNVLLKTTYESYLFRKEKPSTFRSAEGLFSGIIKGVSNEGLLEVLIEDQVLKTFDLKTVTLLY; encoded by the coding sequence ATGCGTATAATCAAACTTAATGCCACCGATTCTACAAATCGATTTCTTCGTAATCTAAGTTTAGAAAGTCCTGTTAAGGATTTTACTGTAATTGTTACAGACGACCAAACGCAAGGAAGAGGTCAAATGGGTACGTCTTGGCAATCGCAACCCTTTAAAAACCTAACCTTCAGTGTTTATAAACGTTTTAAAGGATTATTGCCTGAGCAACAATTTGATATTAGCATGGTTGTATCTTTAGCTATAATTAAAGCTTTAGCAATCCTAAATATCCCTAAGTTGAGCGTAAAATGGCCAAACGACATTTTGTCAGACAACCAAAAAATTTGTGGTGTTTTAATAGAAAACGTCATAAAGCAAAACCATATTGAATCTTCTATAATTGGTATAGGTTTAAACGTCAATCAATTGCAGTTTAATAACCATCCTAAAGCTAGTTCTTTAAAACAGTTAACTGGTATTACTTATAATTTAGATGACGTATTACAACTTATTTTAAAACAGTTGCAAGTTGAATTTAAGAATTTTACTAAAGACAACGTTTTACTAAAAACTACTTATGAGTCTTATTTATTTAGAAAAGAAAAACCTTCAACATTTAGATCTGCCGAAGGTTTGTTTTCTGGTATTATAAAAGGCGTATCTAACGAAGGATTACTTGAAGTTTTAATAGAAGATCAAGTATTAAAAACCTTCGATTTAAAAACTGTTACGCTACTGTATTAA
- a CDS encoding SRPBCC family protein, with product MRLESPKVTLDKSTEDTFNFLSDIKNFKSLMPENISKFEVLGEDKFLFALKGMPEIILKKKESTPNSQIVLGAAGGKIDFSLIANITQVDANKSEVQLVFEGEFNAMMAMMIKGPINKFIETLATNMPNAINTVA from the coding sequence ATGAGACTAGAAAGCCCTAAAGTTACTTTAGATAAATCAACAGAAGACACGTTTAACTTTTTAAGCGATATCAAAAATTTTAAAAGCCTGATGCCTGAAAACATCAGTAAATTTGAAGTGTTGGGAGAAGATAAATTTTTGTTTGCCTTAAAAGGAATGCCAGAAATAATATTAAAAAAGAAAGAAAGCACGCCAAACAGTCAAATAGTGTTGGGTGCAGCTGGTGGAAAAATAGATTTTTCTTTAATCGCTAATATTACTCAAGTAGATGCCAACAAAAGTGAAGTACAACTTGTTTTTGAAGGCGAATTTAATGCGATGATGGCCATGATGATTAAAGGACCAATTAATAAATTTATTGAAACTTTAGCAACTAATATGCCTAATGCCATTAATACAGTAGCGTAA
- the pyrE gene encoding orotate phosphoribosyltransferase, producing MIFNDQTARQTAKVLLQINAIKLQPNDPFTWASGWKSPIYCDNRIILSYPTIRNYVREEMSKFIEEHYGKPDVIAGVATGAIGIGMLVAEYLGLPFIYVRPEAKGHGRKNQIEGHIESGQNVVVVEDLISTGKSSLNAVKALREANVNVKGMIAIFSYGFKVANTNFENENMTLHTLSNYENLLIEAASSKYITEDQIETLSQWNANPSVWNAN from the coding sequence ATGATTTTTAACGACCAAACTGCAAGGCAAACCGCCAAAGTATTATTACAAATTAATGCCATCAAACTTCAACCTAATGATCCATTTACATGGGCTTCTGGCTGGAAATCTCCTATATATTGTGACAATCGTATTATACTATCGTATCCTACAATAAGAAATTACGTTAGAGAAGAGATGAGTAAGTTTATCGAAGAACACTACGGAAAACCAGACGTTATAGCTGGTGTTGCTACTGGAGCGATAGGCATTGGTATGCTAGTAGCAGAATATTTAGGACTACCCTTTATATATGTAAGACCAGAAGCTAAAGGTCATGGTAGAAAAAACCAAATAGAAGGACACATAGAAAGTGGACAAAACGTGGTGGTGGTTGAAGACTTAATTAGCACTGGTAAAAGTAGTCTTAATGCTGTAAAGGCTTTAAGAGAAGCTAATGTAAACGTTAAAGGGATGATTGCTATCTTTTCTTACGGTTTTAAAGTAGCAAATACCAATTTTGAAAACGAAAACATGACGCTGCATACATTAAGTAACTATGAAAATTTATTGATTGAAGCAGCCTCTAGTAAATATATTACAGAAGATCAAATAGAGACTTTAAGTCAATGGAATGCCAACCCTAGTGTTTGGAACGCTAATTGA